In Parasegetibacter sp. NRK P23, a single genomic region encodes these proteins:
- a CDS encoding sensor histidine kinase — protein sequence MTPPPRKWYHKTIFQVILHCIAWILFFSLPAILSINAREGRTGFPMGGRGFLIQKRMAGDSLRFSEGNRWIITDSLRERPDFRRGGPMPISISIPSMPSMLINGVQLVSNIGLVLLFYFNAYLLIPRFLYRRRYLFYFSLILLAFLLTNFIVHLAISYEFGGDMPLRGHIVFNLFPSLLIITASTLYRYIKDKIKNDQLQQEKENEQLKTELSFLRSQISPHFLFNVMNSAVSLARTRSDQLEETLIKISQLLRYMLYESEFDKESLLRETEYLENYIELQKLRFGDQVNIFFQKTLEDANARIEPMLLIPFVENAFKHGIGNLSSPRINIHLHAGKQTLYFEVRNKFEPNEPRIHDANSGIGIPNVQRRLQLLYPGKHQLLLRQEENWFIAELTIHLS from the coding sequence ATGACGCCGCCCCCAAGAAAATGGTACCATAAAACAATCTTCCAGGTGATCCTTCATTGTATCGCCTGGATATTGTTTTTTTCCCTGCCCGCTATTCTCTCCATCAATGCCAGAGAAGGCAGGACCGGGTTCCCCATGGGGGGAAGGGGATTCCTTATTCAGAAAAGAATGGCTGGCGACAGTTTGCGTTTCTCGGAAGGGAACAGATGGATCATCACCGATTCTCTGCGTGAACGCCCTGATTTCCGTCGCGGTGGCCCTATGCCCATCAGCATCAGTATTCCTTCCATGCCCTCAATGCTCATCAACGGCGTGCAACTGGTGTCGAACATAGGGCTGGTGCTGCTTTTTTATTTCAACGCATACCTGCTGATCCCGCGATTCCTGTACAGGAGAAGGTACCTGTTTTATTTCAGCCTGATACTACTTGCGTTCCTGCTCACCAATTTCATTGTGCACCTTGCCATCTCTTATGAGTTCGGAGGCGATATGCCGTTGCGCGGACACATCGTATTCAACCTCTTTCCCTCCCTGCTTATCATCACAGCAAGTACACTTTACCGTTATATCAAAGACAAGATCAAAAACGACCAGCTTCAGCAGGAAAAAGAGAACGAACAACTGAAAACGGAACTGTCGTTCCTCCGGTCGCAGATCAGTCCGCATTTTCTTTTTAACGTCATGAACAGCGCGGTATCGCTGGCAAGAACCCGTTCAGACCAACTGGAAGAAACGCTGATCAAGATTTCGCAGTTGCTCCGTTATATGTTGTATGAATCAGAATTCGACAAAGAGAGTTTGCTGCGCGAAACTGAATACCTTGAAAATTATATTGAATTACAGAAACTCCGCTTCGGCGACCAGGTGAATATTTTTTTTCAGAAGACACTGGAAGACGCGAACGCGCGCATTGAACCGATGCTGCTGATTCCCTTTGTAGAGAACGCGTTCAAACACGGGATCGGCAACCTTTCTTCCCCAAGAATCAATATACACCTGCACGCCGGGAAGCAAACGCTTTATTTTGAAGTAAGAAACAAATTCGAACCGAATGAACCGCGGATCCACGATGCCAATTCCGGTATCGGGATACCGAACGTACAACGCAGGCTGCAATTGCTTTACCCCGGCAAGCACCAGTTGTTGCTGCGGCAGGAAGAAAACTGGTTCATCGCTGAACTAACCATACATTTATCATGA
- a CDS encoding VWA domain-containing protein translates to MKGFQFTKFTPSEDGNTPFDKLMDLFMELLTYTNGDVSEALQWMTQLDQQYQLTSQEYGLGDFIDDLKDRGYITEDQSSGTIKITPKTEQSIRKRSLEEIFGKLKKTKSGDHRTFRPGQGDEINPETRPYQFGDTLEQIDFTNSIRNAQINHGIESFQMREDDLSIRETDFKSQTSTVLMIDISHSMILYGEDRITPAKKVAMALSELITTKYPKDTLDIVVFGNDAWPVAIKDLPYLEVGPYHTNTVAGLELAMDLLRRRRNPNKQIFMITDGKPTCLKQGKRYYKNSFGLDRKITNRCINLAAQCKKLKIPITTFMIASDPYLQRFVQEFTETNNGKAFFASLDRLGAFIFRDFENGKRKTVY, encoded by the coding sequence ATGAAAGGATTTCAGTTCACCAAGTTCACGCCTTCCGAAGACGGCAATACACCATTCGACAAACTCATGGATCTCTTCATGGAACTCCTCACTTACACCAACGGCGATGTAAGTGAAGCACTCCAGTGGATGACCCAGCTCGACCAGCAATACCAGCTCACCAGCCAGGAATATGGCCTGGGAGATTTTATTGACGACCTCAAGGACCGCGGCTATATCACTGAAGATCAATCTTCTGGCACGATAAAGATCACGCCTAAAACGGAACAGTCGATCCGGAAAAGATCCCTGGAGGAAATATTCGGGAAACTGAAAAAAACGAAGAGCGGCGACCACCGCACCTTCAGACCCGGACAAGGCGATGAGATCAACCCCGAGACCCGTCCCTACCAGTTCGGCGATACCCTCGAACAGATCGATTTCACCAATTCCATCCGCAACGCGCAGATCAACCACGGCATCGAATCGTTCCAGATGCGGGAAGACGATCTTTCTATCCGGGAAACGGATTTCAAATCCCAGACCTCCACGGTGCTGATGATCGATATTTCACATTCCATGATCCTGTACGGCGAGGACCGCATCACGCCCGCCAAGAAAGTGGCCATGGCACTGAGCGAACTGATCACCACCAAATACCCCAAGGATACCCTTGACATCGTGGTTTTCGGTAACGACGCGTGGCCGGTAGCCATTAAGGACCTTCCCTACCTGGAAGTGGGGCCATACCATACGAATACAGTCGCCGGGCTGGAACTGGCCATGGACCTGCTCCGCAGAAGGAGGAACCCCAACAAGCAGATCTTTATGATCACCGACGGGAAACCCACCTGTCTGAAACAAGGGAAAAGGTATTACAAAAACAGCTTTGGCCTCGACAGAAAGATCACCAACCGGTGCATCAACCTGGCCGCTCAATGCAAAAAACTTAAGATACCGATCACCACGTTCATGATCGCATCTGACCCCTATTTGCAGCGGTTCGTACAGGAATTCACGGAAACCAACAACGGGAAAGCCTTTTTCGCTTCCCTCGATCGCCTCGGCGCATTCATTTTCAGGGACTTCGAGAACGGCAAACGCAAAACAGTTTACTGA
- a CDS encoding TonB-dependent receptor: MPTWSQTTQVRGKTTDAQGNALQGVTIQVKGGQANASSGADGTYSISVPASNAVLVFSYVGFATREIPVNGRTTVDATLSPADNSLEDVVVIGYGTQKKSDVTGAVTKITAKTLEERPVTNALQALQGKAAGMNVATNIKPGETPIVRIRGTRSQSASNEPLYVVDGIPIVAALGVTSFSINDINPNDIASVEILKDASATAIYGSRGANGVVLITTKRGSKGRVTVNYNATVSVDSYKALTDWMDGGQWIDRWREALINGRAYQDVPGNANSNLNVPPMSWYPDPALDRQKMTGITSDPRALESVMMGYEWEDQIGGTVRMRPTTAEEQAMGWPAMVPVYNSANIRNFDWIGAVTRPGITQNHQIALSTGSETSKLYISLGYNNQLGVQKDQDFERFNLNMNGDITANKWLTMGVSILGSLSKQNFGITTNSGNTGSKDLYSRAIDQFPYALPYDENGLFVRNPGGNLSLWNPIIDIDQSINERRASAIMANSYMEVKFTPWLKYRVNFGAQVRNFRSGSWTGPEATSHLTARPNTASHNREENFSWVVENLLYFDKSFGTDHRLGATLLQSTQKSRRENIGANISNSTSPLSLWYDLASNTVGRPDGYGSGFTENTLASYMARVNYTLMDKYLITATGRYDGSSVLAPGNKWDFFPSFAVAWKMQEEGFLRNVSWITELKPRLGYGVTGNSSVNPYTTTGPLSRNPYVFGGTAATGYLPQLVQNPQLAWEQTAQWNAGIDFSLLNNRLSGSFEVYKANTTGLIMNKSLNPVSGYVEKLENVGATQNKGFEVTLSSVNVDKRDFKWSMDVNFAVNDEQWVELMNGKVDMLAQRWFIGQPIQVFFHYENDGIWQNTAKDLEEMAKFNANAHRFYPGTIKVKDQNGDYKINAEDYVIRGSARPKWTGGITNTFTYKNWSLSSFIYARVGQMYFGGFPNLNGGANPNGRVENDVWSWNNPNGRWPMPISGAQVENFTPAMQYNDGTFYVVRNISLTYDLPKQLLRRASINGLQLNFQVLNPFIFGGDIVKMGLNPDDETNWSSQSQPNSNNTAPLGGTNNNTILPQSVVFGVRLGL; this comes from the coding sequence TTGCCAACCTGGTCGCAAACGACACAGGTTCGTGGAAAAACCACCGATGCACAGGGTAATGCGCTTCAGGGCGTAACCATTCAGGTGAAAGGTGGGCAGGCTAACGCAAGCAGTGGCGCTGATGGCACCTACAGTATCAGTGTTCCTGCATCCAATGCGGTACTTGTATTCAGCTACGTGGGATTCGCCACCCGCGAAATACCCGTTAACGGCAGAACGACTGTAGATGCCACGTTGTCACCCGCTGATAATTCGCTGGAAGATGTGGTGGTGATTGGTTACGGAACGCAGAAGAAAAGTGATGTAACGGGTGCCGTAACAAAAATTACCGCGAAAACGCTGGAAGAAAGGCCGGTTACCAATGCTTTGCAGGCCTTGCAGGGTAAAGCCGCGGGCATGAACGTGGCCACGAACATCAAGCCTGGTGAAACGCCTATTGTAAGAATCAGGGGCACGCGTTCACAAAGCGCTTCCAATGAGCCGCTGTATGTAGTGGATGGTATACCCATCGTTGCTGCGCTGGGCGTAACTTCTTTCTCTATCAATGATATCAATCCCAATGATATCGCTTCAGTTGAAATTCTGAAAGACGCTTCGGCTACCGCTATTTATGGTTCACGCGGCGCGAATGGGGTAGTGCTGATTACCACGAAAAGAGGCTCCAAAGGACGCGTTACCGTAAACTACAACGCTACGGTTTCCGTTGATTCTTACAAGGCCCTCACCGACTGGATGGATGGCGGACAATGGATCGACCGCTGGCGCGAAGCCCTTATAAACGGGCGTGCTTATCAGGATGTTCCGGGCAATGCGAATAGCAATCTTAATGTTCCCCCAATGTCATGGTATCCTGATCCGGCACTCGACCGCCAGAAAATGACCGGTATCACCAGCGATCCCCGCGCCCTGGAATCTGTTATGATGGGCTATGAATGGGAAGACCAGATCGGGGGAACGGTGCGCATGCGTCCCACCACCGCTGAAGAGCAGGCCATGGGATGGCCGGCGATGGTTCCGGTATACAATTCCGCCAATATCAGGAATTTCGACTGGATTGGCGCCGTAACAAGACCAGGCATCACACAGAACCACCAGATCGCACTATCAACAGGCTCCGAAACCTCCAAACTATATATTTCACTGGGATACAATAACCAGCTCGGCGTACAGAAGGACCAGGATTTCGAACGCTTTAACCTCAATATGAATGGAGACATCACCGCCAACAAATGGCTCACCATGGGCGTCTCTATACTCGGTTCACTCTCCAAACAGAATTTCGGGATCACCACAAACTCCGGCAACACCGGCTCAAAAGATTTGTATTCCCGTGCTATAGACCAGTTTCCCTACGCGCTTCCTTATGATGAGAACGGGCTTTTCGTGCGTAATCCCGGTGGAAATCTTTCACTCTGGAACCCTATTATCGACATCGATCAATCCATCAATGAAAGAAGGGCATCCGCCATTATGGCGAATTCTTACATGGAAGTGAAGTTCACACCCTGGCTGAAGTACAGGGTCAACTTCGGCGCCCAGGTCAGGAATTTCAGAAGCGGTTCCTGGACAGGTCCGGAAGCGACTTCTCACCTTACGGCAAGGCCCAATACCGCGAGCCACAACAGGGAAGAGAACTTTTCATGGGTGGTGGAAAACCTGCTGTACTTCGACAAATCGTTCGGTACGGACCACCGTTTAGGCGCTACTTTGCTACAGTCTACACAAAAATCGAGGAGAGAAAACATTGGGGCGAACATCTCCAACTCCACTTCTCCACTGAGTTTGTGGTACGATCTCGCTTCCAATACCGTGGGGCGACCGGATGGATATGGATCAGGTTTCACGGAGAATACCCTTGCATCCTACATGGCGCGTGTGAATTACACATTGATGGATAAGTACCTTATTACAGCTACGGGCCGTTATGATGGTTCTTCCGTGTTGGCCCCTGGAAATAAATGGGATTTCTTCCCCTCTTTCGCCGTGGCCTGGAAAATGCAGGAGGAAGGATTTCTCCGCAATGTATCCTGGATCACTGAACTGAAGCCCAGGTTGGGTTATGGCGTAACGGGCAACTCTTCCGTAAACCCATATACTACCACGGGACCGCTTAGCCGAAACCCTTATGTGTTCGGTGGAACAGCCGCCACCGGTTACCTGCCACAACTGGTGCAGAACCCGCAACTGGCCTGGGAACAAACGGCGCAATGGAACGCGGGCATAGACTTCTCCCTGCTGAACAACCGGTTGTCCGGCTCATTTGAAGTGTACAAGGCCAATACAACGGGATTGATCATGAACAAGTCGCTTAACCCCGTTTCAGGCTATGTGGAGAAACTGGAAAACGTAGGCGCCACACAGAACAAAGGATTTGAAGTAACCCTTTCCTCGGTGAACGTGGATAAAAGGGATTTTAAATGGAGTATGGACGTGAACTTCGCCGTGAACGATGAACAATGGGTGGAACTGATGAACGGGAAAGTAGATATGCTGGCGCAACGCTGGTTCATTGGGCAACCCATCCAGGTGTTCTTCCATTACGAAAACGATGGGATATGGCAGAATACCGCGAAGGACCTGGAAGAAATGGCCAAATTTAATGCGAACGCACACAGGTTTTACCCCGGTACCATCAAAGTAAAAGACCAGAACGGTGATTATAAGATCAACGCGGAAGATTATGTGATCCGCGGATCGGCAAGGCCAAAATGGACAGGCGGTATCACCAACACTTTTACTTACAAAAACTGGTCGCTCAGTTCCTTCATTTACGCGCGTGTCGGGCAAATGTACTTTGGCGGATTCCCCAACCTCAACGGCGGTGCCAATCCCAATGGGCGTGTGGAGAACGATGTGTGGAGCTGGAACAATCCCAACGGAAGATGGCCCATGCCCATATCCGGGGCGCAGGTGGAGAACTTTACGCCCGCCATGCAATACAACGACGGCACTTTTTATGTAGTAAGAAATATCTCCCTTACCTACGATCTTCCCAAACAATTGTTGAGAAGGGCATCCATCAATGGACTTCAGTTGAATTTCCAGGTACTGAACCCCTTCATTTTCGGTGGGGATATTGTGAAGATGGGACTGAACCCGGATGATGAAACCAACTGGTCATCGCAATCTCAACCCAATTCCAACAACACTGCTCCACTCGGTGGAACCAACAATAATACCATTCTTCCACAGAGCGTGGTGTTCGGTGTAAGACTTGGATTATAA
- a CDS encoding kelch repeat-containing protein: MNRFFIVLAMGIALTAGSCTKTESDDDDTIGNWVRRSDFEGVGRSEAISVTTGDDRVFVGLGYDGVNRLTDLWEYDAERNFWTKKKAFPGTARNSAVAFSVNNKVYVGLGYDGVNYLKDFWEYDPSTDDWTQLADFDGSARYGATAFSIGTTGYVCCGYDGNFLKDFWAFDGGTKTWTQKISPGGTKRNEPVSFVIGQKAYLVSGTNNGSNVNDAWVYDATTDAWTEIRKISNVSDEDYDDDYNIVRSNAVAFALGGKGYITTGINGSYVSTTWEYDPTTDLWTLKTSFEGTAREGAVGFTSKGRAFVAIGRSASYRFDDCREFLPFAEYEEND; the protein is encoded by the coding sequence ATGAACAGGTTCTTTATTGTACTGGCAATGGGCATTGCACTCACCGCCGGCTCCTGTACCAAAACTGAAAGTGATGACGACGACACCATCGGCAACTGGGTGCGCCGGTCCGATTTTGAAGGCGTGGGCAGAAGTGAAGCCATTTCCGTTACAACAGGTGATGATCGTGTATTTGTAGGACTGGGCTATGATGGTGTGAACAGGCTCACGGATCTTTGGGAATATGATGCGGAGCGGAATTTCTGGACAAAGAAAAAAGCATTTCCGGGAACAGCAAGAAACTCCGCGGTAGCTTTCAGCGTAAACAATAAAGTATATGTAGGACTGGGCTACGATGGCGTGAACTACCTGAAAGATTTTTGGGAATACGATCCTTCAACAGACGACTGGACACAACTCGCTGACTTCGATGGTTCCGCACGTTACGGCGCCACCGCCTTCTCCATCGGCACCACCGGTTATGTATGCTGTGGCTACGATGGCAACTTCCTTAAAGATTTCTGGGCCTTCGATGGCGGCACCAAAACATGGACACAAAAAATAAGTCCGGGCGGCACTAAACGAAACGAACCCGTTTCCTTTGTAATCGGCCAGAAAGCCTATCTCGTTTCCGGCACCAACAACGGTTCCAATGTGAACGATGCCTGGGTGTACGATGCTACTACCGATGCCTGGACCGAAATCAGAAAAATCAGTAATGTAAGCGACGAAGATTATGATGACGACTACAACATTGTACGCAGTAACGCCGTAGCTTTCGCACTTGGCGGAAAAGGATACATCACCACAGGCATCAACGGGTCTTATGTAAGCACCACCTGGGAATATGATCCCACTACTGATTTGTGGACCCTGAAAACATCATTCGAAGGAACGGCACGCGAAGGCGCCGTGGGTTTCACCAGCAAAGGCAGGGCATTCGTAGCCATAGGAAGGAGCGCCAGCTACCGTTTCGACGACTGCCGCGAGTTCCTGCCCTTTGCCGAATATGAAGAGAATGACTAA
- a CDS encoding RagB/SusD family nutrient uptake outer membrane protein, translating to MKRYILFFAIVLACISLSSCKKFLEEKQVASLTQDYFNDENGLNALINGLYVYTRVKHEWDANGARLIEAGTDAYMISNAAQARMGAGDYGSDVGLIAGNVNNYLGAANSNNAPMGAYPHINNCNIALEIIDNVKPGKFGTDENFRKVRRAEILMLRSWAYYLISNQLGDVPLLLTPNREDNGIYYYPKASLENIYKQIIADMRYAYENLPPTVLPTERGRATKWAAGHFLAKLYLNRAQAAPFQNSAETHLKMLYKGNVATDLDSVITVASEVIGGTGGALAPDYWTLFNPAVSETNPHSEVLWAAQFDVNTSLNGRFGGNRSVNYHVGNYTDLTGVTRVMAYGRPFGTFKPTDWGYDNFIDKVNDSRYYKTFQYEYIANMPPATSTSFTWSAAAAAWWNANKPANEPAVTAGTKRILSGQRALIYIENQRDEALDSAMVMAMPFQFMVRWIRSAVTGRYYYRLFVDGSPMGLATARNAPYLSSKKYVDPLRGGSSDEANFNSENGTRDAILMRLAETYLLRAEAYGRKGQYVLAVNDINVLRQRAAYKAGENRPNVLAQYEPQAATLSAGERQAPYTAAAGAYNKIMVTEDHFTPGTPQANLEKYIPTATTKADMFIHFIYNEKAREFLSEGITWEDQHNAGILYERTIYHNQMASPLTGRWPVSANTSGSSGQDGNGKGLMQKHYTFRPWPNQYLSQLTDETGKPLDAAGRAAYQNPGY from the coding sequence ATGAAACGCTATATATTATTTTTCGCGATTGTGCTGGCGTGTATTTCGCTTTCTTCCTGCAAGAAATTCCTGGAAGAAAAGCAGGTGGCCAGCTTAACACAGGATTATTTCAACGATGAGAATGGTTTGAATGCGCTCATCAACGGCTTGTACGTGTACACCCGGGTGAAGCATGAATGGGATGCCAATGGCGCCAGGCTGATAGAGGCCGGAACGGATGCTTATATGATATCCAATGCTGCCCAGGCGAGAATGGGCGCTGGTGATTATGGCAGTGATGTGGGATTGATCGCGGGAAACGTGAACAATTATCTCGGTGCCGCGAATTCGAACAATGCCCCTATGGGTGCTTATCCACACATCAACAATTGTAATATCGCCCTTGAAATCATTGATAACGTGAAGCCCGGTAAATTCGGCACAGATGAAAATTTCCGGAAGGTAAGGCGTGCGGAAATTTTGATGCTGCGTTCATGGGCTTATTACCTCATCTCCAATCAACTTGGAGACGTTCCTTTACTACTTACACCCAACCGGGAAGACAACGGTATTTATTACTATCCCAAAGCTTCCCTGGAGAATATTTACAAGCAGATCATCGCTGATATGAGATACGCCTATGAAAATCTTCCGCCTACCGTGCTGCCCACCGAGCGCGGGCGTGCTACCAAATGGGCCGCGGGTCATTTCCTTGCTAAACTTTACCTTAACCGCGCCCAGGCCGCGCCTTTTCAGAACAGTGCTGAAACGCACCTGAAAATGCTGTACAAAGGCAATGTGGCCACCGACCTGGATTCCGTGATCACCGTCGCTTCCGAAGTGATTGGTGGCACCGGAGGCGCGCTCGCTCCCGATTACTGGACCCTGTTCAACCCCGCCGTCTCCGAAACCAATCCGCATTCCGAAGTGTTGTGGGCCGCGCAATTTGATGTGAACACTTCCCTGAACGGCAGGTTCGGCGGCAACCGCTCCGTGAACTACCATGTCGGAAACTATACTGATCTTACCGGCGTAACCCGTGTGATGGCCTATGGCCGTCCCTTCGGTACCTTCAAACCAACCGACTGGGGCTACGATAACTTCATCGACAAAGTGAATGATTCGAGGTATTACAAAACATTCCAGTACGAATACATCGCGAACATGCCGCCCGCAACCAGTACTTCCTTCACCTGGAGTGCCGCCGCGGCGGCCTGGTGGAACGCCAACAAACCTGCGAATGAACCTGCGGTAACCGCTGGTACCAAAAGGATTTTATCCGGACAACGCGCGCTGATTTACATTGAAAACCAAAGGGACGAAGCGCTCGATTCCGCCATGGTCATGGCGATGCCGTTCCAGTTCATGGTGCGCTGGATCCGTTCAGCGGTAACCGGAAGGTACTATTACCGCCTGTTTGTGGACGGTTCACCCATGGGCCTCGCCACCGCCAGGAACGCGCCCTACCTTTCTTCCAAAAAATACGTGGACCCGCTCCGCGGGGGCAGTTCCGATGAAGCCAACTTCAACAGCGAAAACGGTACACGCGATGCCATCCTGATGCGCCTCGCCGAAACTTACCTGCTGCGCGCCGAAGCCTATGGCAGAAAAGGACAGTACGTCCTCGCCGTGAACGACATCAATGTATTGCGTCAACGTGCGGCATACAAAGCTGGGGAAAACCGTCCCAATGTGCTGGCGCAGTATGAGCCGCAGGCGGCCACGCTTAGCGCGGGAGAAAGGCAGGCGCCTTACACCGCCGCAGCCGGCGCTTACAATAAGATCATGGTAACGGAAGATCATTTTACGCCGGGCACACCGCAGGCCAACCTTGAGAAATACATCCCCACGGCCACTACCAAAGCGGATATGTTCATCCATTTTATATACAATGAAAAAGCCCGCGAGTTCCTTTCAGAAGGCATCACCTGGGAAGACCAGCACAATGCCGGTATTCTCTACGAGCGTACCATCTACCACAACCAGATGGCTTCGCCCCTCACCGGAAGATGGCCCGTTTCCGCGAACACCTCAGGGTCCAGCGGACAGGATGGCAACGGCAAAGGGCTCATGCAAAAACATTACACTTTCCGTCCATGGCCCAACCAATACCTGAGCCAGCTCACGGATGAAACCGGTAAACCGCTGGATGCCGCCGGAAGGGCAGCTTACCAGAATCCGGGGTATTAA
- a CDS encoding LytTR family DNA-binding domain-containing protein yields MIRCIAVDDEKPAMDLLADNIGRVPFLQLVGKCRNTAEAYECMRNEQVDLVFLDIQMPGITGMDWLKSLPTLPMVILITAYEQYAVEGFAVGVTDYLVKPVPFDRFLKACHKAHEIFLQKKNSIPPLPNPVSRDFMFVHVEYRQVRVNFSDVVMVEGMKDYVKIHLDGLRPILTRMSMKAIEEKLPESIFQRIHKSYIVSVPRIREIKKGLALIGEHEVPVSDHYKEKLEERLGL; encoded by the coding sequence ATGATCAGGTGCATAGCAGTTGACGACGAGAAACCGGCCATGGATTTACTGGCCGATAACATTGGAAGAGTGCCTTTCCTGCAACTGGTGGGCAAATGCCGCAATACCGCGGAAGCGTATGAATGCATGCGCAACGAACAGGTGGACCTGGTATTCCTGGACATCCAGATGCCCGGTATTACGGGTATGGACTGGTTAAAAAGCCTACCCACCCTTCCCATGGTCATCTTAATTACCGCTTACGAGCAATATGCGGTGGAAGGCTTTGCAGTAGGCGTAACGGATTACCTGGTTAAGCCTGTGCCCTTCGACCGCTTTTTGAAAGCCTGCCACAAGGCGCATGAAATTTTCCTCCAAAAAAAAAATTCGATACCCCCTTTACCCAACCCCGTTTCCCGCGATTTTATGTTCGTTCATGTGGAATACCGTCAGGTGCGGGTGAACTTCTCCGATGTGGTGATGGTGGAAGGCATGAAAGATTATGTGAAAATTCATTTGGATGGCCTGCGGCCCATTCTTACCCGAATGAGCATGAAAGCCATCGAAGAGAAACTTCCGGAAAGCATTTTCCAGCGGATACACAAATCCTATATCGTATCCGTTCCACGGATACGCGAGATCAAAAAAGGGCTCGCGCTCATCGGCGAACACGAGGTGCCGGTGAGCGATCATTACAAAGAAAAACTGGAAGAACGGCTGGGCTTGTAA
- a CDS encoding DUF4270 family protein, protein MIRICRWLLCCTIFVSCTKEPVYIETVNVSENPYLINLDTFSVNATVFRLDSFQTGNTGIIVAGTHSDPLVGTTSAKGYLHFKLPTVDYNNVGNQNEYYDSIVFVAKINTTYLGDTTVPFKLNVHRLAQEIYNEDNLFFNVSSFGEETGALGVFNRSMRPFLGDSVRVKLTDNLGIELFRYYKEKNEIIRTDEAFQRWFKGVKLVPEGNGPLYAFPTADSSIYIRLYYHTDVAVRESKYLQFELSATGKDFSEISVNTAGTAFASVTPGSSVKAENIGNQYLFFPLAGIRTGFSFPTIKTIPGYGDFVRLMSAQLQLYPNSGTYRDYTIPDSLNVYFRLPDLSYEGPLATLDGSAAQNGRLVRDDIYGINTFYTWDVPAYISTEMTSNNYTERAFVPLSGNYTGTLQDKWNHRLVGTVESGKKTKLSVQLLVYQSNN, encoded by the coding sequence ATGATCAGGATCTGCCGCTGGCTGTTGTGTTGCACTATATTTGTTTCGTGTACGAAAGAACCGGTTTACATTGAAACGGTGAACGTTTCTGAAAACCCTTACCTCATTAACCTGGATACGTTCAGCGTAAATGCCACCGTTTTCAGGCTCGACTCCTTCCAGACCGGCAACACCGGTATCATAGTGGCCGGAACACATAGTGATCCTTTGGTGGGCACCACCTCAGCCAAAGGTTACCTGCATTTCAAATTGCCCACGGTAGATTACAACAATGTCGGGAACCAGAATGAATACTACGACTCCATCGTTTTCGTGGCGAAGATCAACACCACCTACCTCGGGGATACCACGGTGCCGTTTAAGTTGAATGTGCACCGGCTGGCGCAGGAAATTTACAATGAGGACAACCTGTTTTTTAACGTGAGTTCCTTCGGGGAAGAAACGGGTGCACTAGGTGTTTTTAACCGGAGTATGCGGCCGTTTTTGGGCGATTCGGTCCGTGTGAAACTCACGGATAATCTCGGCATTGAATTGTTCCGGTATTACAAAGAAAAGAATGAAATTATCCGCACCGATGAAGCTTTTCAACGTTGGTTCAAAGGGGTGAAGCTGGTGCCGGAAGGCAATGGTCCGCTTTATGCTTTTCCCACAGCCGACAGTAGTATTTATATCCGTTTGTATTACCATACCGATGTGGCCGTGCGGGAATCGAAATACCTCCAGTTCGAACTTTCGGCAACCGGGAAAGATTTCTCTGAAATATCGGTCAATACAGCCGGAACGGCTTTCGCATCCGTAACGCCGGGCAGTTCGGTTAAAGCGGAAAATATCGGTAACCAGTATCTTTTCTTTCCGCTTGCGGGCATTCGTACCGGGTTCAGTTTCCCCACCATCAAAACCATTCCGGGGTATGGCGACTTCGTCCGGCTCATGTCTGCCCAGTTGCAATTGTATCCCAACAGCGGTACTTACCGTGATTATACGATTCCCGATTCGCTGAACGTGTATTTCCGTTTGCCCGATCTTTCTTACGAAGGGCCACTTGCCACACTGGATGGCTCAGCGGCGCAGAACGGCAGGCTGGTGAGAGACGATATCTACGGTATCAATACATTTTATACCTGGGATGTGCCGGCATACATCAGCACGGAAATGACCTCGAATAATTATACGGAACGCGCTTTTGTGCCGCTCTCCGGTAATTATACCGGCACTTTGCAGGACAAGTGGAACCATCGTTTGGTGGGCACCGTGGAGTCGGGGAAGAAAACAAAATTATCGGTTCAGTTACTCGTTTACCAATCCAACAACTAG